The Flammeovirga yaeyamensis genome segment AATAGTTCTTTTGCTTTGGTATAATCTTTTATCGATTTATATCCACCGGCCATTATTCTATTGGTATAATGAATCATATGATCATTATTCAAATTTTGAAAAAGATATTTTGATTTACTCAACTCCTTCAAACCCTTTATCGGTTCGTGGTTATCGATCAATAAAATTCCATGACTTAAAGAATGATAAGCTATTCCCAAAGTATCTTTTGCTAGAATCGCCATTTTTGTCGCCTCGCTGAGGTAATACATGGCAGAATCTATTTGTTTTTGTTCCTTATAAATAATAGAAAGGTTACCGTAATTAAATGAACCTCCTTGAGGATCATCATAGGCTTGATAAATTTCCAGACTTTTGAAATGTGCTTTTTTAGCTTTTTCTAATTCACCATTGTGCATATATTCTATTCCTAAATCATTTATGCCTTTCGCTTGGATAAGTGCAACTTTTCGATCTAGACTATTAGATGGAATATCCAATAATTTCTCAAAAGAGCGAATGGCCCCCTTCATATTCGATTGATTCGAAAAGCGTTCACCTTCTAGAGCATAAAATAATACCTGCTCAGTGTTAGGAGTCTGATCATTTATAGTTGACCGAAGTTCATTCAATCCTTTATCTACCCTTTCGTTTTCATTATTTTTTTGTAATGAATCTAGCAACCATAGTTTTTCTATGTTAGTAGTATCTGATGTATTAGAAGCAGAAACACTTTTAGGAACACTTGAAATAAATAAAAAAGCAAAAGTAAAAAACAGCTTAGAAATAAAGTTCATAAAATAGATGTGGTAATGTCATAGTAAAAAGTGTTATGAATCTAAATATTTTAAATGATCTTTAAAAAAAAAGCCACTTTTTTCTGCTTGTCCCCCCATTGTCCCCCCTGTTTTTGAGGTTTTCAGTCAACAATCCCTCACATTTGTATTAGTCGATAACAAAGGTCGACCCCAAAAAAACAGAGATTATTACGCTACTTTATTATGACAAAAAATTCATCCAAAATGATTTATACAGTACCATTGCACAACATTGTTATAGAATAACATAATGGTATAGTTAGCCAGTTCAATTATTTAAATTTCCATTTATAAAATATATTTTCTAAGCAGAAATAAACTTTCAACTTCGTATTTATGATGGGGTACTTGAACTACTATATACAAACTTTTATAAGTTCTTGTAGGCTTTAATAATTACATGATAACTAACTACTATTTTTTTATGAGTACTATTTTTTTTCAGTACTAGTTAAGGTAAACAAATGCTGGGGGTAGGGTTCCCTCAGCATTTACTAAGACAATTAAAAAAAGAAATTAAACTCCCAACTCGTTTATAAGAAAAGTACAAATAGGTTAAAAATATGTTTACTAAAAAAACTGCGAAGAATTCATGATTAAAAATTACACAGACAGGATTTCATAGCTATTTCTCATTGCTATTTATCTATTACAAATTCCTACTAAAAAAGGGAAGCAATATGTTTTTCACATTGCTTCCCTCATTTTTTATATCGGATTAAGAGTTCTTTTTTTAATGATCTCTATTCAAAAGATACACTCCAAATTCTCTCAATAATTGTTTCTTTTCTTCAGGAACATCTAAGCGATCTAAAGCTGCAAATCCTTTATCAAAATATTCGTTGGATTTTGCTGTAGCTAATTCTTTAATGCCTAATCTATTGTAGATATCAGTCACTGCTTTCACCTTTTCAGATTTATCGAAATCAGTTGCTTCAATCCAAGCATTTAGTTCTTTTGCATCATCGCCTTGTGCTTGCTGTAAAGCATTAATCAACATCAAAGTCTTTTTGTTGGAAATGATATCTCCTCCTACTTGTTTACCGAACTTTTCTGGATCAGCATAAACATCTAGGATATCATCTTTCAGTTGGAAACCTAAACCAACATTTACACCGAACTCTTCCACCACTAAAGATTGTTCATCAGAAGCACCTCCGATTAAAGCACCAAGACGTAAAGCAAAGCCAATGAGTACTGCCGTTTTTAGGCGAATCATTTCTACATATTCTTCCTCTCCAACTGTATCTCTTTCCTCAAAGTCCATATCAAATTGCTGGCCTTCGCAGACTTCTGCAGCACATTTATTGAAAAGGTTGATAGCTTGACGTAGGATCTTATCATCTACTTGCATGATATACTCGTAGGCTTTCACCAACATCACATCACCAGAAAGAATTGCAACATTTGGGTTCCACTTTTCGTGAACAGTTACCTGTCCTCTTCGAAGTGGTGCCTCATCCATGATATCGTCGTGCATAAGGGTAAAATTATGGAAAATCTCCACGCCCATTGCAGGTGATAAAGCTTTCTTGAAATCATCATCGAAAAGATATGATCCCAATAGGGTTAAAGCAGGACGCAAACGTTTACCTCCTATTTTTAGAATATAGCGAAGGGGTTCATAAAGTGTTTCGGGTGCTTCACCAAAACGTTGTTCTTCTAGTTTGTTTGCAAGTAAAAGACCTGCCTCTTTTAAGTCGAATGATGCCATTGTATATGTTTTATAAGAAG includes the following:
- a CDS encoding polyprenyl synthetase family protein is translated as MASFDLKEAGLLLANKLEEQRFGEAPETLYEPLRYILKIGGKRLRPALTLLGSYLFDDDFKKALSPAMGVEIFHNFTLMHDDIMDEAPLRRGQVTVHEKWNPNVAILSGDVMLVKAYEYIMQVDDKILRQAINLFNKCAAEVCEGQQFDMDFEERDTVGEEEYVEMIRLKTAVLIGFALRLGALIGGASDEQSLVVEEFGVNVGLGFQLKDDILDVYADPEKFGKQVGGDIISNKKTLMLINALQQAQGDDAKELNAWIEATDFDKSEKVKAVTDIYNRLGIKELATAKSNEYFDKGFAALDRLDVPEEKKQLLREFGVYLLNRDH